A window of the Streptomyces sp. NBC_00250 genome harbors these coding sequences:
- the fxsT gene encoding FxSxx-COOH system tetratricopeptide repeat protein gives MAAAFVQASGGSVAAGRDIVASALGPHSSVTIHQPSRPEPVWPMRIGTPPLLASAFQPRSGLRAEIDSVRGAGKTPVLAQVLSGPGGVGKSQLAAAYVHEAVLDGTELVLWVPAADVQQVVSLYAQAAVLVQAPGALGEDSEQDARAFLGWLAATSRTWLVVLDDVADPGAVAPWWPPGRPGIGRVLATSRLKDVRLTGQGRARIDIGVFSGTEAAAYLEQRLGAEGVGHLLDGSAQELAEDLGHLPLAIGHAAAYLINEQLSGGAYLRRLRDRTRGLDELLPVWADTEGYGRHVGAALLLSLDAATTASPDGLVRLVLELAALLDPAGHPEALWSAPAVLDHLARHRQPAASAESTPTPDEVRSALLVLHRYALINYSAHREHLHVGIHSLTARAVREAGPAPGSEPASSAVSAAADGLLSIWPDPDQREHALAAVLRANTATLARTDASEPWRDNTRALVFRAGRSLLDNGLTHAARVYWQEVVPQAEESLGADHSDTLTALAELARTYRVLGTYEEALRLSERVLASRERFLGGDHPDTLRAQAEVGSSFRQLGRYEEARRLDEHVLAVRERLLGGDHLDTHEARGNLASSYRMLGRPQDAHRLNQLVADAQQRLLGGDHPKTLGTLLHVASTHGALGQYEEAFRIRQQVLIARAQLLGPDHPDTLNAQSNLVVSYAELGRHEEARELGLHVVAQRQRLLGEHHPETLRARANLAHVYRELGLHGDALLLAEQVLAEREQLLGTDHPDALLSRLDLSQIYEALGRYHDALHVAEALLADCERILGPKHPYTLIAHAGVAQHHGQLGHYDIALSLGEQAMSESERVLGPDHPTTLTVRGSLATVYAKMERREEALGLITTVAAALERTLGPEHPHTLQSRLSLAALYDRTDRNEDALRLHQQSVTDAERLRGRDHPDTLSARGNLAQHYCAVGRYEEAISLGERVLSDRERIFGPDHPATGLARNNLAYSYQAVGRHEDALPLLATAIAVCEQALGPEHPDTLDARGGLALVHLDIGRAEEGLRLLESLVADGERVLGPDHPLTANYRCCLLVAQMDTGHTDEAIAVAEQSAVDRERALGADHPQTLAAKLQLSVAYGSADRHSDAARVLAFMLGASERVHGPEHSETVLVLMALANSLCALGRYEDALALEERVLTTHERQLGPDHPDTIDARSSLAITHTLLGRHEEALRLREQVLSDRTRTLGPNHPDTLEAADLAAASRSALGPPDSTHPVEPTE, from the coding sequence ATGGCGGCCGCGTTCGTCCAGGCCAGCGGTGGAAGCGTCGCCGCCGGTCGGGACATCGTCGCCAGCGCCCTCGGTCCGCACAGCAGCGTCACCATCCACCAGCCCTCCCGGCCGGAACCCGTCTGGCCGATGCGCATCGGCACGCCGCCCCTGCTTGCCTCGGCGTTCCAGCCCCGGAGCGGTCTGCGGGCGGAGATCGACAGCGTCCGGGGGGCGGGGAAGACGCCTGTCCTGGCGCAGGTGCTCTCCGGTCCCGGAGGCGTGGGCAAGTCCCAGCTGGCTGCCGCGTACGTTCACGAGGCGGTACTGGATGGCACCGAGTTGGTGCTGTGGGTTCCGGCCGCCGATGTGCAGCAGGTCGTCAGCCTCTACGCACAAGCCGCAGTGCTCGTCCAGGCGCCGGGCGCGCTGGGCGAGGACTCCGAGCAGGACGCCCGGGCCTTTCTGGGGTGGCTGGCTGCCACCAGCCGTACCTGGCTGGTCGTGCTCGACGATGTCGCCGATCCGGGCGCGGTCGCTCCTTGGTGGCCTCCGGGACGCCCCGGTATCGGCCGTGTGCTGGCCACCTCGCGGCTCAAGGACGTGCGGCTGACCGGTCAAGGCCGGGCTCGGATCGACATCGGCGTCTTCAGCGGCACCGAGGCGGCCGCCTACCTGGAGCAGCGTCTGGGGGCCGAAGGCGTCGGCCACCTGCTGGACGGCTCGGCGCAGGAGCTGGCGGAAGACCTCGGGCATCTGCCCCTTGCCATCGGGCACGCCGCCGCATACCTCATCAACGAACAGCTGTCTGGCGGCGCCTACCTACGACGGCTGCGCGACCGCACGCGTGGGCTCGACGAACTCCTGCCGGTCTGGGCCGACACCGAGGGGTACGGCCGCCACGTCGGCGCGGCTCTGCTGCTCTCCCTGGACGCGGCCACGACCGCGAGTCCGGACGGGTTGGTCCGGCTCGTCCTCGAACTCGCCGCGCTGCTGGACCCTGCCGGCCACCCGGAGGCGCTCTGGTCCGCGCCAGCGGTCCTCGACCACCTCGCCCGGCACCGTCAGCCCGCGGCATCGGCGGAGAGTACGCCGACACCAGACGAGGTGCGCTCGGCCCTCCTGGTCCTACACCGCTACGCCCTGATCAACTACAGCGCCCACAGGGAGCATCTCCACGTGGGCATCCACTCCCTGACAGCCCGCGCCGTTCGCGAAGCGGGCCCCGCCCCAGGCTCCGAACCGGCGTCCTCGGCCGTGTCGGCCGCCGCTGACGGCCTGCTGAGTATCTGGCCTGACCCCGATCAGCGGGAGCACGCCCTGGCGGCAGTCCTGCGGGCCAACACCGCTACCCTCGCCCGCACGGATGCAAGCGAGCCCTGGCGGGACAACACCCGTGCGCTCGTCTTCCGTGCCGGACGGAGCTTGCTCGACAACGGCCTCACGCATGCCGCGCGCGTCTACTGGCAGGAGGTGGTCCCTCAGGCCGAAGAGTCACTCGGCGCTGACCATTCCGACACGCTCACCGCCCTTGCGGAGCTGGCACGTACGTACCGGGTACTGGGCACGTACGAGGAGGCACTGCGCCTGAGCGAGCGGGTACTCGCCTCCCGTGAACGGTTCCTGGGAGGTGACCACCCGGACACCCTCCGCGCGCAGGCCGAGGTCGGCTCGAGTTTCCGGCAACTCGGCAGGTACGAGGAGGCCCGTCGCCTGGATGAGCACGTACTGGCCGTCCGTGAGCGCCTCCTGGGAGGCGACCACCTCGATACCCACGAGGCCCGCGGCAACCTCGCCTCCTCCTACCGGATGCTCGGACGGCCGCAGGACGCCCACCGCCTCAACCAGCTGGTCGCCGATGCCCAACAGCGCCTCCTGGGAGGCGACCACCCAAAGACTCTGGGCACCCTGTTGCACGTCGCCTCCACTCACGGTGCGCTCGGTCAGTACGAGGAGGCCTTCCGCATCAGGCAACAGGTCCTCATTGCACGCGCACAGCTGCTGGGCCCCGACCACCCCGACACCCTCAATGCCCAGTCCAACCTCGTCGTTTCCTATGCGGAACTCGGCCGCCACGAGGAAGCCAGAGAGCTAGGCCTCCATGTGGTGGCCCAGCGGCAGCGCCTCCTGGGCGAGCACCACCCCGAGACCTTGCGCGCCCGTGCCAACCTCGCCCACGTCTACCGCGAACTCGGTCTCCACGGTGACGCCCTCCTCCTGGCAGAGCAAGTACTGGCCGAGCGCGAACAGCTGCTGGGCACCGATCACCCGGACGCCCTCCTCTCCCGGCTCGACCTTTCCCAGATCTACGAGGCCCTCGGGCGCTACCACGACGCGTTGCACGTCGCCGAGGCGCTCCTCGCCGACTGCGAGAGGATCCTCGGACCCAAGCACCCGTACACGCTCATCGCACATGCTGGTGTTGCCCAACACCACGGCCAGCTCGGCCACTACGACATCGCCCTTTCGCTGGGGGAGCAGGCGATGTCCGAGAGCGAACGGGTCCTGGGGCCCGACCATCCCACGACCCTGACGGTCCGGGGAAGCCTCGCGACCGTCTACGCCAAGATGGAGCGGCGCGAGGAAGCACTTGGGCTGATCACGACGGTGGCCGCCGCTCTTGAGCGCACGCTGGGCCCGGAGCACCCCCATACCCTCCAGAGCCGGCTGAGTCTCGCAGCCCTCTACGACCGTACCGATCGCAACGAGGACGCCTTACGACTGCACCAGCAATCGGTGACCGACGCCGAACGTCTTCGAGGCCGCGATCACCCTGACACCCTCAGCGCTCGCGGGAATCTCGCGCAGCACTACTGCGCGGTCGGCCGCTATGAGGAGGCCATCAGCCTCGGCGAACGCGTCCTGAGTGACCGTGAACGTATATTCGGTCCCGATCACCCCGCTACCGGCCTGGCCCGAAACAACCTGGCTTACTCCTACCAAGCAGTCGGCCGGCACGAGGACGCACTCCCCCTCCTCGCGACGGCGATCGCCGTCTGCGAACAGGCCCTGGGGCCCGAGCACCCCGACACCCTCGACGCCCGAGGAGGACTCGCTCTCGTTCACCTCGATATCGGCAGAGCCGAGGAAGGCCTCCGCCTGCTGGAATCTCTGGTTGCAGACGGCGAGCGTGTCCTCGGCCCCGACCACCCTCTGACTGCCAACTACCGCTGCTGCCTCCTCGTCGCCCAAATGGATACCGGGCACACCGACGAGGCCATCGCCGTCGCGGAGCAGTCAGCGGTCGACCGCGAGCGAGCACTGGGTGCTGATCATCCGCAGACCCTCGCCGCCAAGCTCCAGCTGTCTGTGGCGTACGGCAGTGCGGACCGTCATTCAGACGCCGCGCGCGTGCTGGCGTTCATGCTCGGCGCGAGCGAGCGCGTCCATGGGCCGGAACACTCCGAAACCGTCTTGGTCCTGATGGCCCTGGCCAATTCGCTGTGCGCGCTCGGCAGGTACGAAGATGCCCTCGCTCTGGAGGAGCGGGTCCTCACCACGCACGAGCGGCAACTGGGCCCCGACCACCCAGACACGATTGACGCCAGGAGCAGCCTCGCCATCACCCACACGCTCCTCGGCCGGCACGAAGAGGCCCTGCGCTTGAGGGAGCAGGTGCTGTCCGACCGCACGCGCACTCTCGGACCCAACCACCCCGACACTCTTGAAGCTGCCGATCTCGCCGCCGCCTCCCGCTCGGCGTTGGGCCCCCCGGACAGCACACACCCGGTGGAACCCACTGAGTAA
- a CDS encoding winged helix-turn-helix domain-containing protein translates to MRLSIVAALAAVEKAEFAYVRDLVEITDSALSKQVSRLEEVGWVTVEKGQVGRRPRTWLRLTEDGATAYRRHLAALTAIAGPLR, encoded by the coding sequence GTGCGTCTGTCGATCGTCGCAGCCCTCGCTGCCGTGGAGAAGGCCGAGTTCGCCTACGTGCGGGATCTGGTGGAGATCACCGACTCCGCGTTGTCGAAACAGGTCTCGCGCCTGGAAGAAGTGGGCTGGGTGACGGTCGAGAAGGGGCAGGTCGGACGCCGGCCGCGGACCTGGCTGCGTCTGACTGAGGATGGAGCAACTGCTTACCGGCGCCACCTCGCCGCGCTCACGGCGATCGCGGGTCCACTGCGCTGA